From the Billgrantia sulfidoxydans genome, one window contains:
- the rfaD gene encoding ADP-glyceromanno-heptose 6-epimerase, translating to MIVVTGGAGFIGSNLVKALNARGRDDVLVVDDLRDGTKFVNLADCTLGDYLDKDDFRGRVEAALRGEPSRLPPIEAIFHEGACSDTTEWDGRFMLDNNFEYSKVLLHYCQQQGIPFLYASSAATYGGSQVFREEPEYEKPLNVYGYSKLLFDQYVRQHWDDFTSQVVGFRYFNVYGPREQHKGKMASVAYHHHTQVRAGQDLRLFDAWDGYEAGMQSRDFVYVGDVVDVNLWFLDNPGKSGIFNLGTGRAEPFKAIGEAVIDFYGRGRIEYIDFPEELKGRYQSYTRADISHLREAGYVREFRTVAEGVKAYLAWLNGAQG from the coding sequence ATGATCGTAGTGACAGGTGGCGCCGGCTTCATCGGCTCGAATCTGGTCAAGGCCCTCAACGCGCGCGGACGGGATGACGTGCTGGTCGTCGACGACCTGCGCGACGGTACCAAGTTCGTCAACCTGGCGGACTGCACCCTGGGCGACTATCTCGACAAGGACGACTTCCGTGGGCGCGTCGAGGCGGCGCTGCGCGGCGAGCCCTCGCGCCTGCCGCCGATCGAGGCGATCTTCCACGAAGGCGCCTGCTCGGATACCACCGAGTGGGACGGCCGCTTCATGCTCGACAACAACTTCGAGTACTCCAAGGTGCTGCTGCACTACTGCCAGCAGCAGGGCATTCCCTTCCTCTATGCTTCCTCGGCGGCCACCTACGGCGGCAGCCAGGTGTTCCGCGAGGAGCCCGAGTACGAGAAGCCACTCAACGTCTACGGCTACTCCAAGCTGCTGTTCGACCAGTACGTGCGTCAGCACTGGGACGACTTCACCAGCCAGGTGGTGGGGTTCCGCTACTTCAACGTCTACGGCCCGCGGGAGCAGCACAAGGGCAAGATGGCGAGTGTCGCCTACCACCACCATACCCAGGTCAGGGCAGGACAGGACCTGCGGCTGTTCGATGCCTGGGACGGCTATGAGGCCGGCATGCAGAGCCGCGACTTCGTCTATGTCGGCGACGTGGTCGACGTCAACCTGTGGTTTTTGGACAACCCCGGCAAGTCGGGCATCTTCAACCTCGGCACCGGCCGCGCCGAGCCGTTCAAGGCCATCGGCGAGGCGGTCATCGATTTCTACGGCCGTGGACGCATCGAGTACATCGACTTTCCCGAGGAGCTCAAGGGGCGCTACCAGAGCTATACCCGGGCCGACATCTCGCACCTGCGGGAGGCGGGCTACGTCCGCGAGTTCCGCACCGTGGCCGAAGGGGTAAAAGCCTATCTCGCGTGGCTGAACGGGGCGCAGGGATGA
- the waaF gene encoding lipopolysaccharide heptosyltransferase II — MSQAATPAPRILVVGPSWVGDMVMAQSLFKTLKQRQPECRIGVVAPGWSQPILERMEEVDEVATLDVGHGEFGWGTRRALARRLRGRFDRAIVLPRSWKSALVPFLARIPRRTGFTGEQRYGVVNDRRRLDKAVLDQTVKRFVALGLAAEEAREGEFAVPRPRLRVDPDNLAELCQRLGLSARPAIGMMPGAEYGPAKQWLLGHFRELAGRLVAEGYEVRVLGGPKDLAAGEAIAEGLPWVHNLCGQTRLADAVDLLADCQQVVTNDSGLMHVAAAVETRVQALYGSSSPRYTPPLTDNAEIHYLALSCSPCFERRCPLGHTNCLVQLSPQRVLAAVLAASPTVIARR, encoded by the coding sequence ATGAGCCAGGCGGCGACGCCGGCCCCCCGCATCCTGGTCGTCGGCCCCTCCTGGGTCGGCGACATGGTCATGGCCCAGAGCCTGTTCAAGACCCTGAAACAGCGCCAGCCCGAGTGTCGCATCGGGGTGGTGGCGCCGGGTTGGTCGCAGCCGATCCTCGAACGCATGGAGGAAGTCGACGAAGTGGCCACGCTGGACGTCGGCCACGGCGAGTTCGGCTGGGGCACCCGACGCGCCCTGGCGCGACGGCTGCGCGGCCGCTTCGACAGGGCCATCGTGCTGCCGCGCTCGTGGAAGTCGGCGCTGGTGCCGTTCCTGGCGCGCATTCCCCGGCGTACCGGCTTCACCGGCGAGCAGCGCTATGGCGTGGTCAACGACCGGCGCAGGCTCGACAAGGCCGTACTGGACCAGACCGTCAAGCGTTTCGTGGCGTTGGGCCTGGCGGCGGAAGAGGCGCGAGAAGGCGAATTTGCCGTTCCCCGCCCGCGGCTGCGGGTCGACCCCGACAACCTGGCCGAGCTGTGCCAGCGCCTGGGGCTGAGCGCGCGGCCGGCCATCGGCATGATGCCCGGCGCCGAGTACGGCCCGGCCAAGCAATGGCTGCTGGGACATTTTCGCGAGCTGGCCGGGCGCCTGGTGGCGGAGGGCTACGAGGTACGCGTGCTGGGCGGGCCCAAGGACCTCGCCGCCGGCGAGGCAATCGCCGAGGGGCTGCCTTGGGTGCACAACCTGTGCGGCCAGACCCGTCTGGCCGATGCGGTCGATCTGCTCGCCGACTGCCAGCAGGTGGTAACCAACGATTCGGGGCTGATGCACGTGGCCGCCGCCGTGGAGACCCGGGTGCAGGCCCTGTATGGCTCGTCGTCACCGCGCTATACGCCGCCGCTGACCGACAATGCCGAGATCCACTACCTGGCGCTTTCCTGCTCGCCCTGCTTCGAACGCCGCTGCCCGCTGGGGCATACCAACTGCCTGGTGCAGCTCTCGCCCCAGCGTGTGCTGGCCGCCGTGCTGGCGGCGTCACCGACAGTCATCGCGCGGCGTTGA
- a CDS encoding sulfatase-like hydrolase/transferase: MTIPSKLLELARPRWLSLLVIGLCLGYAITILTRVPQWMLPLLAVAWLGLGATFHWGAPGPAARPTPPRRWPWALLPIALWGLYLYLAESFGNVDLSAVFFHLQAGMADHGGVSRIGAAFLYTLSMGVLLASFTWLVRHDRRWRRGEPLLALVLLVSNPLLYGVGQRGAAIVTKPGAWLERHYVEPVLLESPRDPPNLLLLYLESIERTYADRERFGDAYAVLDQLGERGLVFEGIRQVDNTGWTMAGMIASQCGTPLMPAGLLHDRQFSPLEKVVPGVDCLGDLLSAQGYRLTYMGGASVNFAGKGLFYEGHGFDTVLGREELQPRLDDPEYVNNWGLYDDSLYDFGLEELRRLDAEEGPWGLVALSLAGHAPYGYPAQACLDRQGEFDGVDILFSVECSTWLARDFLARAEAEGLLDNTLVVVASDHLTMRVSAWEQLIEGERDNTFILLGPGIPQGRLRREAAMMDTFPTILEAMGFTIDWHRAGLGVSLLSDEPTLLEEHGAEFFNARLREEIVLQERLWEGLAPPRQEPEPEPEFLEQVVEAPEDATGEEPAAVQ; the protein is encoded by the coding sequence ATGACGATCCCGTCCAAGCTTCTCGAGTTGGCCCGCCCTCGCTGGCTGTCGCTGCTGGTCATCGGGCTCTGCCTGGGCTATGCCATTACCATCCTGACTCGGGTGCCGCAGTGGATGCTGCCCCTGCTGGCAGTAGCCTGGCTGGGCTTGGGCGCCACCTTCCACTGGGGAGCGCCAGGCCCGGCCGCACGGCCCACCCCGCCACGCAGGTGGCCCTGGGCCCTGCTTCCCATCGCGCTATGGGGGCTCTACCTCTATCTCGCCGAGAGCTTCGGTAACGTCGATCTGAGCGCGGTATTCTTCCATCTGCAGGCCGGCATGGCCGACCACGGCGGGGTGAGCCGCATCGGGGCGGCATTCCTTTACACCCTTTCCATGGGGGTGCTGCTGGCGTCCTTCACCTGGCTGGTGCGCCATGACCGCCGCTGGCGGCGCGGCGAACCGCTGCTGGCCCTCGTACTGCTGGTCAGCAATCCCCTGCTGTATGGGGTGGGTCAGCGCGGTGCCGCCATCGTCACCAAGCCCGGTGCCTGGCTAGAGCGGCACTACGTCGAGCCGGTCCTGCTCGAATCCCCCCGGGACCCGCCCAACCTGCTGCTGCTGTACCTGGAGAGCATCGAGCGCACCTATGCCGACCGCGAGCGCTTCGGCGACGCCTATGCCGTCCTCGATCAGCTCGGTGAGCGTGGCCTGGTCTTCGAGGGCATCCGCCAGGTCGACAATACCGGCTGGACCATGGCCGGCATGATCGCCAGCCAATGCGGCACGCCGCTCATGCCGGCCGGCCTGCTGCACGATCGCCAGTTCTCGCCGCTGGAGAAGGTGGTGCCGGGCGTCGACTGCCTCGGCGACCTGCTCTCGGCACAGGGCTACCGGCTCACCTACATGGGCGGTGCCAGCGTCAACTTCGCCGGCAAGGGCCTGTTCTACGAAGGGCACGGTTTCGACACCGTGCTCGGCCGCGAGGAGCTGCAGCCCCGGCTCGACGACCCGGAGTACGTCAATAACTGGGGGCTCTATGACGATTCGCTTTATGACTTCGGCCTGGAGGAGCTGCGCCGCCTGGACGCGGAGGAGGGTCCCTGGGGACTGGTCGCCCTGTCCCTCGCGGGCCATGCCCCCTACGGCTACCCCGCCCAGGCCTGCCTCGACCGTCAAGGCGAGTTCGATGGCGTCGACATTCTCTTCTCGGTGGAGTGTTCGACCTGGCTGGCCCGGGACTTCCTCGCCCGGGCCGAGGCCGAGGGCCTGCTCGACAACACCCTGGTGGTCGTCGCCAGCGACCACTTGACCATGCGCGTGTCGGCCTGGGAGCAGCTGATCGAGGGTGAGCGCGACAATACCTTCATCCTGCTGGGCCCCGGCATTCCTCAGGGCCGGCTGCGCCGCGAAGCCGCCATGATGGATACCTTCCCTACCATCCTCGAGGCGATGGGCTTCACCATCGACTGGCATCGTGCCGGACTCGGTGTCTCGCTGCTCTCCGACGAGCCCACCCTGCTCGAGGAGCATGGCGCGGAATTCTTCAACGCCCGCTTGCGGGAGGAGATCGTGCTGCAGGAGCGCCTCTGGGAGGGATTGGCACCGCCACGCCAGGAGCCGGAGCCAGAGCCGGAATTTCTGGAGCAGGTCGTCGAGGCGCCCGAGGATGCCACAGGCGAAGAGCCCGCCGCGGTGCAGTAG
- a CDS encoding glycosyltransferase family 2 protein: MTLAAVLIVKNEAAHLRACLETLRWADEIVVLDAGSQDTTSDIAREFTDKVTVNADWQGFGVQRQRAEALVESDWILMIDADERVTLELRESIRAAVALGESAIYTLPRLSWCFGDFIRHSGWYPDRVARLYPKGKAGYDAALVHEKLHNPNGLPVRALEGDLLHYTYRDLRHYLEKSAHYAQAWAEQRAARGKQGSLSAGLVHGLGCFLRMYLLRAGFLDGRQGLLLALLSAHSTFAKYADLWIRTRTPPPPDDAPGR, translated from the coding sequence ATGACCCTGGCTGCGGTACTGATCGTCAAGAACGAGGCTGCCCACCTGCGTGCCTGCCTGGAGACGTTACGCTGGGCCGACGAGATCGTGGTGCTGGATGCCGGTAGTCAGGATACGACCAGTGACATCGCCCGCGAGTTCACCGACAAGGTTACGGTGAACGCCGACTGGCAGGGGTTCGGCGTGCAGCGTCAGCGCGCCGAGGCCTTGGTCGAGAGCGACTGGATCCTGATGATCGATGCCGATGAGCGGGTGACCCTCGAGCTGCGCGAGAGCATCCGGGCCGCCGTGGCGCTGGGCGAATCGGCCATCTACACCCTGCCGCGCCTCTCCTGGTGCTTCGGCGATTTCATTCGCCACTCCGGCTGGTATCCCGACCGGGTGGCGCGGCTCTACCCCAAGGGGAAGGCGGGCTACGATGCGGCCCTGGTCCACGAGAAGCTGCACAACCCGAACGGGTTGCCGGTCAGAGCGCTCGAGGGCGACCTGCTGCACTATACCTACCGCGACCTGCGCCATTACCTGGAAAAGTCGGCCCACTACGCCCAGGCATGGGCTGAGCAGCGCGCCGCGCGCGGCAAGCAGGGCAGCCTCTCGGCCGGACTGGTGCACGGGCTGGGCTGCTTCCTGCGCATGTACCTGCTGCGCGCGGGCTTTCTCGACGGCCGCCAGGGCCTGCTGCTGGCGCTGCTCTCGGCACACTCCACCTTCGCCAAGTACGCCGACCTGTGGATCAGGACGCGGACGCCGCCACCGCCCGACGACGCACCAGGGCGCTGA
- a CDS encoding glycosyltransferase family 9 protein, translating to MTSSASVAGRHATDPPPHILVVRNDKLGDFMLAWPALACLKAAAPEARVSVLVPSYTAPLARLCPWIDEVILDPGSRAGQAAQRQLLARLRRERFTAMLTLFSTPRTGWLGWRAGIPQRLAPATKWAQLFYNHRVVQRRSRSAKPEYLYNVELAEALLRVLGRSPQPRPTPPYWPLAPEVVQSRRQSLVDELGFDAGRPWLFLHAGSGGSAVNLTPTRYADLATAVDSRLADAAIRPQWLLTAGPGEEPAALELRDSLAIRGLSAALLPARESLAEFALTLAAADLFIAGSTGPLHIAGCLNRPTAGFYPARRSATPLRWQTCNDETRRLAFSPPQEAGESDMAAIDLEAAADGISALVRRRAVAASAS from the coding sequence ATGACGTCTTCAGCCAGCGTGGCCGGTCGCCACGCAACGGACCCGCCGCCGCACATCCTGGTGGTACGCAACGACAAGCTCGGCGACTTCATGCTCGCCTGGCCGGCCCTCGCCTGCCTCAAGGCCGCGGCCCCCGAGGCACGGGTTAGCGTGCTGGTGCCAAGCTATACGGCGCCGCTCGCCCGGCTGTGCCCGTGGATCGACGAAGTGATCCTCGACCCCGGCAGCCGCGCCGGACAGGCCGCGCAGCGCCAGCTGCTCGCACGCCTGCGCCGCGAGCGCTTCACGGCCATGCTGACGCTCTTCTCCACCCCACGCACCGGCTGGCTGGGTTGGCGTGCCGGTATTCCGCAGCGCCTGGCGCCGGCCACCAAGTGGGCGCAGCTATTCTACAACCATCGCGTCGTCCAGCGCAGGTCGCGCTCGGCCAAGCCGGAATACCTCTACAACGTCGAGCTCGCCGAGGCCCTGCTCAGGGTCCTGGGTCGCTCGCCCCAGCCGCGTCCGACGCCTCCCTACTGGCCACTCGCGCCGGAGGTCGTGCAGTCACGGCGCCAGTCGCTCGTCGACGAGCTCGGTTTCGATGCCGGGCGGCCGTGGCTGTTTCTGCATGCCGGCAGCGGCGGCTCGGCGGTCAACCTGACACCGACCCGGTATGCCGACCTGGCGACGGCCGTCGACTCGCGGCTGGCAGATGCGGCGATCCGCCCGCAGTGGTTGCTCACCGCCGGCCCCGGCGAGGAGCCGGCCGCTCTCGAACTGCGTGACTCGCTCGCTATACGGGGCCTGTCGGCGGCACTGCTGCCGGCGCGCGAGAGCCTGGCTGAGTTCGCCCTTACCCTTGCCGCTGCCGACCTGTTCATCGCCGGCTCCACCGGGCCACTGCACATCGCCGGCTGTCTCAACCGCCCCACAGCGGGCTTCTACCCGGCCCGTCGCTCGGCCACCCCGCTGCGCTGGCAAACCTGCAACGACGAGACGCGCCGACTCGCCTTCAGCCCGCCCCAAGAGGCCGGCGAGAGCGACATGGCGGCCATCGATCTCGAGGCCGCCGCCGACGGGATCAGCGCCCTGGTGCGTCGTCGGGCGGTGGCGGCGTCCGCGTCCTGA
- a CDS encoding glycosyltransferase family 4 protein, which yields MSHKVMHICLSDGWGGLEMYPARIIPELQRQGWEAHGLALAGSRVAESLAAAGCEPLTVVSRGRALLQVGRVLAYLKRHGIDVLHCHKSSDLRLGALLVTLQPRLKLFYTDHMGVTRPKKDLYHRWAYGRVTRLFAISEATRRRNLKAFPLPAARIHRLYLGIDLAPYAPQLDRASRELLRRELDVAPDQVAIGLPGRLTDGKGHEVWLEGLARLRERAPGLAWHGVLIGGLTASEGSDEAYVAQLRKRVAALGLEGRVTFAGYRPDLPRLFEALDIVCVPSRNEAFGLTVVEAMAAGKAVVGADSGAIPELLEADCGRLAAPEEPQAWAEAMAELGQDAALRRRLGQAARCRAERHFAVAAHVRALTEEYAGA from the coding sequence TTGTCGCACAAGGTCATGCACATCTGCCTCTCGGATGGCTGGGGCGGACTCGAAATGTATCCTGCGCGGATTATACCCGAGCTGCAACGCCAGGGGTGGGAGGCCCATGGGCTGGCCCTGGCCGGCTCGCGGGTGGCCGAGAGCCTGGCGGCCGCCGGCTGCGAGCCGCTGACCGTGGTCTCGCGGGGGCGAGCGCTGCTGCAGGTGGGGCGCGTGCTCGCCTACCTGAAACGCCACGGCATCGACGTGCTGCATTGCCACAAGTCCAGCGACCTGCGCCTGGGGGCGCTGCTGGTGACCCTGCAGCCAAGGCTCAAGCTGTTCTACACCGACCACATGGGCGTGACCCGGCCGAAGAAGGACCTCTACCACCGCTGGGCCTACGGTCGTGTCACGCGGCTGTTCGCCATCAGCGAGGCGACGCGCCGGCGCAACCTGAAGGCCTTCCCGCTGCCCGCCGCGCGCATCCACCGGCTCTACCTGGGCATCGACCTGGCACCCTACGCCCCGCAGCTGGATCGCGCCTCTCGCGAGTTGCTGCGCCGCGAGCTGGATGTCGCGCCCGACCAGGTGGCGATCGGCCTGCCGGGGCGGCTGACCGACGGCAAGGGCCACGAGGTGTGGCTGGAGGGGCTGGCCCGGCTGCGCGAGCGCGCTCCTGGCCTGGCTTGGCATGGTGTGCTGATCGGCGGCCTGACGGCCAGTGAGGGCAGTGACGAGGCCTACGTGGCGCAGCTGCGGAAGCGGGTGGCCGCACTGGGACTGGAGGGGCGGGTGACCTTCGCCGGGTATCGTCCCGACCTGCCGCGCCTGTTCGAGGCGCTGGACATCGTCTGCGTGCCGTCGCGCAACGAGGCCTTCGGCCTGACCGTGGTCGAGGCCATGGCCGCCGGCAAGGCGGTCGTCGGCGCCGACAGCGGGGCGATTCCCGAACTGCTCGAGGCCGACTGCGGGCGCCTCGCGGCGCCGGAAGAGCCGCAGGCCTGGGCCGAGGCCATGGCGGAACTCGGGCAGGACGCGGCGCTGCGGCGGCGGCTCGGCCAGGCTGCCAGGTGCCGGGCCGAACGCCACTTCGCTGTGGCGGCACACGTGCGCGCCCTGACCGAGGAGTATGCGGGGGCCTAG
- a CDS encoding 3-deoxy-D-manno-octulosonic acid kinase — translation MHLATCRTGKVFILYDADSVCDAESAPQIGPALFEPDHWQRTGRVIGAAPGRGSSLFLDAGGEQWVLRPYRRGGLVARVSESRYLWTGLERTRAFRELRLTAHLHARGLPVPRPVAAGVTRDGPTYTAALITVRIRAARALAEHLEGIEPSLLERVGATVRRFHDAGLDHVDLNARNLLVDDDDKVWLIDLDRCRLRAPGAWREANLERLGRSLAKFGAAGGMAAVRRGYDAEA, via the coding sequence ATGCACTTGGCAACATGTCGGACGGGAAAGGTTTTCATTCTATATGATGCGGACAGTGTATGTGACGCCGAGTCGGCGCCACAAATCGGCCCGGCGCTGTTCGAGCCCGACCACTGGCAGCGCACCGGCCGAGTCATCGGTGCCGCCCCCGGCCGCGGCAGCAGCCTGTTTCTCGACGCCGGGGGCGAGCAGTGGGTGCTGCGCCCCTATCGCCGCGGCGGGCTGGTCGCCAGGGTGAGCGAGAGCCGCTACCTGTGGACGGGCCTCGAGCGCACCCGCGCCTTCCGCGAGCTGCGTCTCACCGCGCACCTTCACGCCCGTGGCCTGCCGGTGCCACGCCCGGTGGCGGCCGGGGTCACCCGCGATGGGCCGACCTATACGGCGGCGCTGATCACCGTGCGCATTCGCGCCGCCCGCGCCCTGGCCGAGCACTTGGAGGGTATCGAGCCGTCGCTGCTCGAACGGGTCGGCGCCACCGTACGCCGCTTCCACGACGCCGGCCTCGACCACGTCGATCTCAACGCGCGCAACCTTCTGGTCGACGATGACGACAAGGTGTGGCTGATCGACCTCGACCGCTGCAGGCTGCGTGCACCGGGCGCCTGGCGCGAGGCCAACCTCGAGCGCCTTGGCCGCTCGCTGGCCAAGTTCGGCGCCGCCGGTGGCATGGCCGCCGTTCGCCGCGGCTACGACGCCGAGGCCTGA